Part of the Lentisphaerota bacterium genome, ACCCCGGCGTCGGCGAGCCGGACCGGCTCGCTGCGGTCGTAGCCCTGCTTCTTCTTGAAGTCGAAGGCGCGCGGATGGATCTCGCGCCCGTCGAGCAGGGCGGCGATATCGCCGTTGAGCCGGCGCAGGTCCATGGATTCGATGTGCTCGTAATCGAGGTTGCCGCCGGCGTCGCGCGGATTGAGATCGTCGCCCACGAAATAATCGTCGGTCGAGATCAGCAACGGCTGCAGGCCGTTGACGCGCAGGTGCGTGCAAAGCCGCTTGGAGAAGGTGGTCTTGCCGGCGGAGGAGGGGCCGGCGACCAGAATCAGCCGGACCTCGCGCGGCCGTCCGGCGATCTGCGCGGCGATCCGGGCGAGCTTCTTCTCGTGCAGCGCCTCGGCGGTCTGGATGAAATCGTCAATGCCGTCGCGCCCAACCAGGAGGTTGAGACGCCCGACCGAGGTGACGCCGAGAATGCGCCCCCAGGCGATGTGCTCCTGATAGACGGCGAACAGCTTGGGGTTCGGCGACCAGTCGCCCAGCACCCGCGGGTTGGCGCGCATCGGCAGCCGCAACACCAGTCCGCTCTCGTAGGGGATCAGGTCGAACGGTTGCAGCAGGCCGGCGCGGTGGACGATCGGCTCCTGGGCGAGATCGAAGAACTGGCCGCAGCGAATGATCGCGACATAGGGCGGGTTGCGGTGATTCAGCAGATGGAGCTTGTCATACTGCCGGGACGATTCGAAGAGGCGAAGGGCGTCGGCATACGAGACAATGTCGTAATCCATGGGCGTGTCGGCCGCGATGAGCGCCTGCATCTCCGCCTTGACCCCGGCCACGTTGGCGACGGCATCGGCGCCGTCCGGCCAGTCGGCCGTGCAGAACAGGCCGTTGCCCATGGAGTG contains:
- a CDS encoding nucleoside kinase codes for the protein MRSIRIELPGQPDIDVDAGTPVRDVLPPIAADGLPVVGAMVNNDAVSLGFPLIAHAQVTPLTAADNHGWRIIRWSLSFLLGKAFHTAFPSVPYRVHHSMGNGLFCTADWPDGADAVANVAGVKAEMQALIAADTPMDYDIVSYADALRLFESSRQYDKLHLLNHRNPPYVAIIRCGQFFDLAQEPIVHRAGLLQPFDLIPYESGLVLRLPMRANPRVLGDWSPNPKLFAVYQEHIAWGRILGVTSVGRLNLLVGRDGIDDFIQTAEALHEKKLARIAAQIAGRPREVRLILVAGPSSAGKTTFSKRLCTHLRVNGLQPLLISTDDYFVGDDLNPRDAGGNLDYEHIESMDLRRLNGDIAALLDGREIHPRAFDFKKKQGYDRSEPVRLADAGVIVMEGIHCLNPKLTADIGEARKFLVYVSALTQLGIDSNSRIATTDNRLIRRMVRDNAHRGYSALATLRRWPSVLHGEKRWIFPFQNRADAMFNSALDYELAVLKPLAIPLLNQIKATDPEFAEARRISGFLQNFVDLPETAVPGYSILREYIGGSQLKY